In Pectobacterium brasiliense, a single genomic region encodes these proteins:
- a CDS encoding ATP-binding protein, with the protein MPIFNFRDEEALGKVASVDTTNVIVDVENVSHLKRLQVNHLAVLQSSKPGQHLIGLITQVTRKRGIENLSDDGIVDQNSELNLCRIALIGTMLDRDGSKENVFRRTLESVPEIDANCFALEGENLTGFMRTLSSVSADGNALTLGKYTLDDNAVAYLNGNKFFQRHAFIGGSTGSGKSWTTAKIIEQMSGLSTANAIVFDLHGEYAPLTGPGIQHFKVAGPADVEAQRTISDGVLYLPYWLLSYEALVSMFVDRSDQNAPNQAMIMAREINQAKRKYLEDNGQQDLLKHFTVDSPVPFDLNFLMSRLNEINIEMVPGSRGDKQGDFFGKLARMISRLENKISDRRLGFMFNGGGDILDFTWLEKFASAALGSTAENGKAGIKIINFSEVPSDVLPLIVSLVARVTFSVQQWTPSELRHPIALLCDEAHLYMPQRNMADSADDISLDIFERIAKEGRKYGVSLVVISQRPSEVNKTLLSQCSNFVSMRLTNAEDQGVIKRLLPDSLGGFSDILPTLDTGEALVVGDASLLPSRIRIDEPQNKPNSGTVNFWDEWQIPVEENRLMIAVDNWRKQNIQ; encoded by the coding sequence ATGCCAATATTCAACTTTAGGGATGAAGAAGCGCTCGGGAAGGTTGCCTCGGTTGACACCACGAATGTCATCGTGGACGTCGAGAATGTGTCTCATCTGAAGAGGCTTCAGGTTAATCACCTCGCTGTACTCCAGAGTAGCAAGCCAGGACAGCACCTGATTGGTCTTATTACGCAAGTGACAAGAAAGCGCGGCATTGAGAATCTTTCTGATGACGGAATCGTAGATCAGAATTCAGAGTTGAATCTGTGCCGCATTGCATTAATTGGAACCATGCTGGATCGCGATGGCTCCAAGGAGAACGTTTTCCGTCGAACACTCGAAAGTGTTCCTGAAATAGATGCAAACTGCTTCGCTCTCGAAGGCGAGAACCTCACTGGATTTATGCGCACGCTCTCCAGTGTTTCAGCCGACGGCAATGCATTGACTCTCGGCAAATACACTCTGGATGACAATGCAGTAGCCTACCTTAATGGAAATAAATTCTTCCAGCGCCATGCCTTTATTGGAGGGAGCACAGGGTCTGGGAAGTCTTGGACAACGGCCAAAATTATTGAGCAGATGTCAGGGCTTTCTACAGCGAACGCCATTGTCTTCGACCTCCACGGAGAATATGCGCCATTGACGGGGCCTGGCATTCAGCACTTCAAGGTTGCTGGGCCTGCAGATGTTGAAGCCCAACGCACTATTTCTGATGGTGTGCTTTACCTGCCTTATTGGCTACTTTCTTATGAGGCGCTAGTTTCCATGTTTGTGGATCGCAGCGACCAAAATGCCCCGAACCAAGCCATGATTATGGCTCGCGAGATCAATCAGGCCAAGAGGAAGTACCTTGAAGACAATGGACAACAGGACTTGCTTAAGCATTTTACTGTAGATAGCCCTGTGCCATTTGATCTTAACTTCCTGATGTCGCGACTAAATGAAATAAACATCGAAATGGTTCCTGGTTCGCGCGGCGACAAGCAAGGCGACTTCTTCGGAAAGCTCGCACGCATGATTTCTCGCCTTGAGAACAAAATTTCCGATCGACGCCTCGGATTTATGTTTAATGGCGGCGGAGATATTCTTGATTTCACTTGGCTTGAGAAATTTGCCAGCGCTGCTCTTGGGAGCACTGCGGAGAACGGGAAAGCAGGAATCAAGATCATCAACTTCTCCGAGGTTCCCTCGGACGTCTTGCCCCTAATCGTATCCCTCGTTGCACGAGTTACGTTCTCAGTCCAACAGTGGACGCCATCAGAGCTTCGCCACCCTATTGCGCTTCTTTGTGATGAAGCGCACCTATATATGCCGCAGCGCAATATGGCAGATTCTGCCGACGATATTTCACTGGATATATTCGAGCGCATCGCCAAAGAGGGGCGAAAATATGGCGTTAGCTTGGTTGTAATCAGCCAACGTCCATCCGAAGTAAACAAAACACTGCTTAGCCAGTGCAGTAACTTTGTATCTATGCGTCTAACCAATGCTGAAGATCAAGGAGTTATTAAACGTCTACTTCCTGATAGCCTCGGCGGCTTCAGCGATATCCTTCCTACGCTCGACACTGGCGAGGCTTTGGTTGTTGGTGATGCCAGTTTATTGCCAAGCCGCATCAGAATCGACGAGCCACAAAATAAGCCGAATAGCGGGACTGTTAATTTTTGGGATGAATGGCAGATCCCAGTCGAAGAGAATCGACTAATGATCGCTGTTGACAACTGGCGAAAGCAAAATATCCAATAA
- a CDS encoding PDDEXK nuclease domain-containing protein, translating to MTSPAEPTALLGDIRALIETSKQRVASTINAELTLLFWQIGQRIHTEVLSGQRAGYGEEILPTLAEQLARDYGRGFGEKNLRRMVKFAATFPEEQIVATLSRQLSWSHFVLLLALKEPLQRDYYAQIAGAERWSVRTLRERIDSMLYERTALSQKPKETIERELATLRDAQRMTPALVMRDPYILDFLGMRDSWQESDLEAAIIREMESFLLELGAGFSFVARQKRIQIDDEDFHLDLLFYNRKLRRLVAVELKIGEFKAAYKGQMELYLRWLDKNERELAEASPLGIILCTGKKREQIELLELDKSGIHVAEYLTSLPPRAVLSEKLKQATQRAQLHIKTPTKTS from the coding sequence ATCACGTCACCAGCAGAACCGACGGCGCTGCTGGGGGACATTCGGGCACTGATCGAGACATCGAAGCAGCGCGTCGCCTCAACGATCAATGCCGAACTGACCCTGCTATTCTGGCAGATTGGCCAGCGCATCCATACGGAGGTGCTTTCCGGGCAGCGGGCCGGGTACGGCGAGGAAATCTTGCCGACTCTGGCCGAGCAGCTTGCCCGCGACTATGGGCGCGGCTTTGGGGAGAAGAATCTGCGTCGGATGGTCAAATTCGCCGCCACGTTCCCAGAAGAACAAATTGTCGCGACACTGTCGCGACAATTGAGCTGGTCGCATTTTGTCCTGCTGCTGGCACTCAAGGAACCGCTCCAGCGGGACTACTACGCGCAGATTGCAGGTGCTGAACGCTGGAGCGTGCGAACTCTGCGCGAGCGCATTGACTCGATGCTGTACGAGCGCACGGCGTTGTCGCAAAAGCCGAAAGAAACCATCGAGCGGGAGCTGGCGACCTTGCGCGACGCGCAACGCATGACACCGGCGCTCGTGATGCGCGACCCGTACATCCTCGACTTTCTGGGAATGCGAGATAGCTGGCAGGAAAGTGACCTAGAGGCGGCCATCATCCGTGAAATGGAATCCTTCCTGCTGGAGCTGGGTGCGGGCTTCTCCTTCGTCGCCCGACAGAAGCGCATCCAGATCGACGATGAGGATTTCCACCTTGACCTACTGTTCTACAACCGCAAGTTGCGGCGGCTGGTGGCGGTGGAGTTGAAGATCGGCGAGTTCAAGGCGGCCTACAAAGGGCAGATGGAGCTTTACTTGCGCTGGCTGGACAAGAACGAGCGGGAGCTGGCGGAAGCCTCGCCGCTGGGGATCATCCTTTGCACCGGCAAGAAGCGCGAACAGATTGAGTTGCTGGAACTAGACAAGTCGGGCATCCACGTCGCCGAGTACCTGACAAGCTTGCCGCCGCGCGCAGTGCTAAGTGAGAAGTTAAAGCAGGCAACTCAACGGGCACAATTGCACATCAAAACGCCAACTAAAACTTCGTGA
- a CDS encoding DUF932 domain-containing protein, translated as MLASRFASRSPVLRSDTPLSDDQIHRVAPSIFAEAPHESRSQRYAYIPTATVLTELRKEGFQPFMVTQTRTRHQDRRDYTKHMIRLRHASQINARGEANEIILLNSHDGTSSYQMLAGMFRFVCSNGLVCGDTVADVRVPHKGNVAGQVIEGAYQVLHGFDRALESRESMQAITLDEGEAEVFARAALSLKYDDPDKPAPITESQILMPRRFDDRRPDLWSVFNRTQENLTKGGLSGRSANGRRQQTRPVQGIDSDIRLNRALWLLADGLRQLKA; from the coding sequence ATGCTTGCATCCCGTTTCGCATCACGTTCCCCGGTTCTGCGCAGCGATACCCCGCTGTCGGACGACCAGATTCACCGCGTGGCCCCGTCTATCTTTGCGGAAGCGCCCCACGAAAGCCGTTCCCAGCGTTACGCCTATATCCCCACCGCCACGGTGCTGACCGAACTGCGCAAGGAAGGGTTTCAGCCTTTCATGGTGACGCAGACCCGCACCCGCCACCAAGACCGCCGCGACTACACCAAGCACATGATCCGGCTACGCCACGCCAGCCAGATCAACGCCCGAGGCGAGGCCAACGAAATCATCCTGCTGAACTCGCACGATGGCACCAGCAGCTACCAGATGCTGGCCGGGATGTTCCGTTTCGTGTGCAGCAATGGGCTGGTGTGCGGCGATACCGTGGCCGATGTGCGCGTGCCGCATAAGGGCAACGTGGCCGGACAAGTGATCGAAGGTGCCTATCAGGTGCTACACGGTTTTGACCGTGCGCTGGAATCCCGAGAGTCCATGCAGGCCATCACGCTGGACGAAGGCGAAGCCGAGGTGTTCGCCCGCGCCGCGCTGTCGCTTAAGTACGACGACCCGGACAAGCCCGCACCCATCACCGAATCGCAAATCCTGATGCCGCGCCGGTTCGACGACCGCCGCCCGGACTTGTGGAGCGTGTTCAACCGAACCCAAGAGAACCTGACCAAAGGCGGTTTGTCTGGACGCAGCGCCAACGGACGCCGCCAGCAGACCCGCCCGGTGCAGGGCATTGATTCGGATATTCGCCTCAATCGCGCCCTGTGGCTGCTGGCCGATGGCCTGCGCCAGTTGAAAGCCTGA
- a CDS encoding MarR family winged helix-turn-helix transcriptional regulator — MAETMNDNAYKLDGQLCFALYSANLAMNKLYRRLLSELNLTYPQYLVMLVLWEREGLTVSELGERLYLDSATLTPLLKRLQSAGLVVRNRGTEDERQVLVGLTEAGRALQQQAKAIPESVFCATECHLDQLQTIKKDLETLRKNLIGHL, encoded by the coding sequence ATGGCAGAAACGATGAACGACAACGCTTACAAACTGGATGGACAGCTGTGCTTCGCACTGTATTCAGCCAATCTGGCGATGAATAAACTGTATCGTCGTTTGCTGTCTGAGCTGAACCTGACCTATCCCCAATATCTGGTCATGCTGGTGTTGTGGGAGCGTGAGGGGCTGACGGTGTCTGAACTGGGTGAGCGTCTGTATCTCGATTCCGCAACGCTAACGCCGTTGCTCAAGCGGTTACAAAGCGCAGGCTTAGTCGTGCGTAACCGGGGAACAGAGGATGAGCGCCAGGTGCTGGTTGGTTTAACCGAAGCAGGGCGAGCACTTCAGCAACAGGCGAAAGCGATTCCTGAAAGCGTGTTTTGCGCGACGGAATGCCATCTTGACCAGCTACAGACGATCAAAAAAGATTTAGAAACGCTGCGTAAGAATCTGATTGGGCATCTTTGA
- the mgtE gene encoding magnesium transporter — protein sequence MSSVKKLTDLRRRISLLLLENKELVEDIINRQPRVTERDDASLDDSAALNNKIRLREKSILLDQTAEISELIIGLHAADLADMLESLPQDERLALWRLIPVEKRGRVLIEASDSISDDLIGDMQDKEILRAVRILDVDEQAQLSRLVPRHLLGRILTSLEPKQRAQLRAAINYDEDCLGHMMDFKLITVRADVTLATVQRYLRYRKTIPNSTDKLFVTDRKNTLIGELSLASILLHSPQALVNDVMDDQPLRFQPEDKVEEAAGAFERYDLISSAVVDSKGKLMGRLTIEDILDVVNRESDSSLRRSGGLTPSEDVYAPVYKSFRNRWAWLAINLCTALIASRVIGLFENTLSHLVALATLMPIVAGIGGNTGNQTITMIVRALALHQLEHGKKSYLLLKELGVALVNGVIWGTIMGVVTFLLYGNAAMGGVMMLAILLNLLLAALMGVAIPLIMMKLGRDPAIGSSVMITAITDTGGFFIFLGLATLFLLP from the coding sequence ATGTCGAGTGTAAAAAAACTTACCGACCTCCGTCGCCGTATCTCCCTTCTGCTGTTGGAAAACAAAGAACTGGTTGAAGACATTATCAACCGGCAACCGCGCGTTACGGAACGCGATGACGCCTCGTTGGACGACAGCGCTGCATTAAATAACAAAATCAGACTGCGTGAAAAAAGCATCCTGCTCGATCAAACCGCAGAAATCAGCGAGCTCATCATCGGGCTGCATGCCGCTGACCTTGCCGACATGCTGGAATCTTTACCGCAGGATGAACGGCTGGCGCTCTGGCGGCTTATTCCTGTAGAGAAGCGCGGCCGCGTATTGATTGAGGCCTCTGACAGCATTTCTGACGATCTGATCGGCGACATGCAGGACAAGGAAATCCTGAGAGCGGTGAGGATTCTGGATGTTGATGAGCAGGCTCAGCTGTCTCGCCTCGTCCCCCGCCATCTGCTGGGCAGAATACTGACCTCGCTTGAGCCGAAGCAGCGCGCGCAGCTACGTGCCGCCATCAATTACGATGAAGACTGCCTCGGCCACATGATGGATTTCAAGCTCATCACCGTGCGCGCCGATGTCACACTCGCGACCGTACAGCGCTATCTGCGCTACCGTAAAACCATCCCCAATTCCACCGACAAACTGTTCGTTACCGATCGCAAAAATACGCTGATCGGCGAGCTGTCACTGGCCAGCATTCTGCTCCACTCGCCTCAGGCTCTGGTTAATGACGTCATGGACGATCAGCCGTTGAGATTCCAGCCTGAAGATAAAGTCGAAGAAGCCGCAGGGGCTTTTGAACGTTACGACTTAATTTCCAGCGCCGTGGTCGATAGCAAAGGGAAACTCATGGGACGCCTGACGATTGAGGATATCCTCGACGTCGTGAACCGAGAGAGCGACAGCAGTCTGCGGCGTTCAGGGGGGTTAACGCCTTCTGAAGACGTCTACGCGCCCGTGTATAAATCGTTTCGCAATCGCTGGGCATGGCTGGCGATCAATCTTTGTACGGCGCTTATAGCTTCGCGGGTTATCGGCCTGTTTGAGAATACATTATCCCATTTGGTGGCGCTGGCGACGCTCATGCCGATTGTCGCCGGAATTGGCGGGAATACGGGTAACCAGACGATTACGATGATCGTGCGTGCACTGGCGTTGCATCAACTTGAACACGGCAAAAAATCGTACCTGTTGCTTAAAGAATTAGGTGTTGCGCTGGTCAACGGGGTGATATGGGGCACGATTATGGGCGTGGTGACCTTCCTGCTCTATGGTAATGCCGCGATGGGTGGCGTAATGATGCTGGCGATTCTGCTGAATTTGCTGCTCGCCGCGCTGATGGGGGTCGCTATCCCACTGATCATGATGAAACTCGGCCGCGATCCGGCCATCGGCTCCAGCGTAATGATTACGGCCATTACCGATACTGGCGGCTTCTTTATTTTCCTCGGGCTGGCAACGCTGTTCCTGCTGCCTTAA
- a CDS encoding SIR2 family protein — MSDVNYEKQAQDYYGKAPIIILGSGASAAHGMSGMWGLAQHLIKNTDVSGLSDAEMESWGMFCQTLTEGVDLEAALHRVAVSEVLTCRIINSTWLLINHEDCGIFKSGLQNSSMFPLSRLLEHMFKTSLRKINIITTNYDRLAEYACEQSRLHHYTGFTHGFFRQLATPDELTCSRRVNIWKVHGSLDWFQSPLEDTVAISGSQEIPENYSPQIVTPGTQKYQKTHLEPFRSIINNADVAINEAGSYLCVGYGFNDEHIQPKLMAKCQRHGAPVTIITYALSESAKRLILGGKAQNYLAIERGETDNQSIVYSSLSSSAVTVEKNIWSLEGYLSLIM, encoded by the coding sequence TTGTCTGATGTCAACTACGAAAAGCAAGCTCAGGACTACTACGGCAAGGCTCCCATTATTATTTTGGGTAGTGGAGCCTCGGCTGCCCATGGAATGTCTGGCATGTGGGGGCTTGCGCAGCATTTGATAAAGAATACTGACGTTTCAGGGCTCTCTGATGCTGAGATGGAGTCCTGGGGGATGTTCTGTCAGACACTGACAGAAGGCGTGGATTTAGAGGCAGCTCTCCACCGAGTAGCAGTATCTGAAGTGCTGACGTGCAGAATCATAAATTCTACTTGGTTACTTATAAACCATGAAGACTGCGGCATCTTCAAGAGTGGCTTGCAAAATAGCTCGATGTTCCCGCTGAGCCGTCTGCTTGAACATATGTTCAAAACAAGCCTAAGAAAAATAAATATCATCACTACAAATTATGATCGTTTGGCAGAGTACGCATGCGAGCAAAGCAGGCTCCATCACTACACTGGTTTCACACACGGTTTTTTCCGTCAATTGGCCACGCCCGATGAACTGACCTGCTCGCGCAGAGTGAATATTTGGAAAGTACATGGCTCTCTAGACTGGTTCCAGTCCCCACTAGAGGACACTGTCGCAATTTCGGGCTCACAAGAAATACCTGAAAACTACAGCCCCCAGATTGTCACGCCTGGCACGCAAAAGTATCAGAAGACGCATCTTGAGCCATTTCGCTCAATTATAAATAATGCAGACGTAGCCATTAACGAGGCCGGATCATATTTGTGCGTCGGATATGGATTCAATGATGAACATATCCAGCCAAAACTTATGGCCAAATGTCAGCGGCATGGCGCACCAGTCACCATCATTACATACGCGCTTTCGGAGTCAGCTAAGAGACTTATCCTTGGCGGCAAAGCACAAAATTATTTAGCCATAGAGCGAGGAGAAACAGACAATCAGTCTATTGTCTACTCCTCCCTTAGCAGTTCTGCAGTTACAGTAGAGAAAAACATCTGGAGCCTTGAGGGCTACTTATCACTCATCATGTAG
- the galK gene encoding galactokinase produces the protein MSRIDSLRQLTESVFVRLFGYAPHAAIQAPGRVNLIGEHTDYNDGFVLPCAIDYQTVVSAAVRQDGIVRVVAVDFDNQQDEFDLAKAIVPHPDYTWANYIRGTVKFLQARGLPLTGMDMVVSGNVPSGAGLSSSASLEVAIGQTFKELNNLDISQLDVALNGQQAENDFVGCSCGIMDQFISAQGRVGQALLIDCRSLEGRAVRMLDGVDVLIVNSNVRRGLVDSEYNTRRQQCEAAARHFNVKALRDVSLAQFEAGIEGLDPVAVRRARHVITENRRTLEAADALARQDAHRLFTLMAESHVSMRDDFEITVPPIDVLVDLIQEYVGERGGVRMTGGGFGGCIVALIPSALTDEVKQVIEREYPARTGLQPSIYLCQASGGAGRVS, from the coding sequence ATGAGCCGTATTGATTCTCTACGTCAGTTAACCGAGTCTGTTTTTGTCCGATTATTTGGCTATGCGCCGCACGCGGCTATTCAGGCTCCCGGTCGGGTCAACCTGATTGGCGAGCACACCGACTATAACGATGGCTTTGTCTTGCCTTGTGCTATCGATTACCAGACGGTTGTCAGCGCAGCGGTACGTCAGGATGGCATCGTGCGGGTGGTCGCGGTGGACTTTGACAACCAGCAGGATGAATTCGATCTTGCCAAAGCGATCGTGCCTCACCCGGACTACACCTGGGCGAACTATATCCGTGGAACGGTGAAGTTTTTGCAGGCACGTGGCCTGCCGCTCACTGGTATGGATATGGTGGTCTCCGGTAATGTGCCTTCTGGCGCAGGGCTAAGTTCTTCGGCTTCGCTGGAAGTGGCGATCGGGCAGACGTTCAAAGAGTTGAATAATCTGGATATCAGCCAGTTGGATGTGGCGTTGAACGGCCAGCAGGCGGAAAACGATTTTGTCGGCTGTAGCTGCGGCATTATGGATCAGTTTATTTCCGCTCAAGGGCGTGTCGGTCAGGCGCTGTTGATCGACTGCCGTTCTCTTGAAGGGCGCGCTGTGCGTATGCTCGACGGCGTTGACGTCCTGATCGTGAACTCTAACGTGCGCCGTGGGCTGGTGGACAGCGAATACAATACGCGACGCCAGCAGTGTGAAGCGGCGGCGCGTCACTTTAACGTCAAGGCGCTGCGTGATGTTTCACTGGCACAGTTTGAAGCGGGAATCGAGGGGCTGGATCCGGTAGCGGTACGCCGTGCGCGACACGTTATTACCGAGAACCGTCGTACACTGGAAGCGGCCGATGCGCTGGCGCGTCAAGATGCGCACCGTTTGTTTACGCTGATGGCAGAATCGCATGTCTCCATGCGTGACGATTTTGAAATTACCGTGCCGCCGATCGATGTGCTGGTGGATCTGATTCAGGAGTATGTCGGTGAGCGGGGCGGTGTGCGTATGACCGGTGGCGGTTTTGGTGGCTGTATTGTCGCCCTTATTCCCTCGGCGTTGACGGATGAAGTCAAACAGGTGATCGAACGGGAATATCCGGCGCGTACCGGCCTTCAGCCATCCATCTATCTGTGCCAGGCATCCGGCGGTGCGGGTCGCGTGAGTTAA
- a CDS encoding restriction endonuclease, producing the protein MRDVFKDLNDEDWENFAQDVLFHLGYTIALGPSVGRDDGVDLLVEKGGQRFVVSCKHHQKAIGVSQEKDIRDRMELNSCSGFIAFYSSSVTSGLKKKFGKLRELDFKVVEYYKTNILDIIPTMMGFVLEKYFKQVHDLYHHVNTNMVYKPLPCVMRCGCNDILSKENLPRSMVTLVKKGNKLCFEYGCKKCLRDYPEHNLDCFDPEIIGGFDLIEIYWMEISQIRFFEEYFKWRDLIDLCLENLEVVPDDDFYKNLSIFNMALMQVMVPQGWGVWLPEEYEITTIRLM; encoded by the coding sequence ATGAGGGATGTATTCAAGGATCTCAACGATGAAGATTGGGAGAATTTTGCTCAAGATGTTCTATTCCATCTTGGCTATACAATAGCTCTCGGGCCATCTGTGGGGCGCGATGATGGCGTGGATCTTCTTGTCGAGAAAGGTGGACAGAGATTTGTTGTAAGTTGCAAACACCATCAGAAGGCTATTGGTGTTTCGCAGGAAAAAGACATTCGAGATCGCATGGAGCTTAATTCATGCTCGGGATTTATAGCATTCTACTCGTCATCAGTAACTTCAGGCCTGAAAAAAAAGTTTGGCAAGCTTCGCGAGCTTGATTTTAAAGTGGTCGAGTACTACAAAACAAACATCTTAGACATAATCCCTACAATGATGGGATTTGTTCTGGAAAAGTACTTCAAGCAAGTGCACGACCTATATCACCATGTGAACACAAACATGGTATACAAGCCACTACCTTGTGTAATGAGGTGTGGATGTAATGATATTTTATCAAAAGAGAATCTCCCTCGCTCAATGGTTACCCTTGTAAAAAAGGGTAATAAGCTATGTTTCGAATACGGCTGCAAAAAATGTCTCAGGGATTATCCTGAACACAACCTGGACTGCTTCGACCCCGAAATAATAGGAGGATTCGATCTCATCGAAATATACTGGATGGAGATATCGCAGATTCGTTTTTTTGAGGAGTACTTCAAGTGGCGAGACTTAATTGATTTATGCCTGGAGAATCTCGAGGTTGTCCCTGATGACGATTTCTACAAGAACTTATCCATATTTAACATGGCGCTAATGCAAGTTATGGTTCCGCAAGGATGGGGGGTATGGCTGCCTGAAGAGTATGAAATCACCACGATTCGATTGATGTGA
- a CDS encoding tyrosine-type recombinase/integrase codes for MAKIKLTKSAVDAAQAQAQPVELRDTLVPGFLCKITPAGRKVFMLQYRTNAGERRKPALGLYGELTVEQARSLAQEWLAQVRRGGDPAAEKAAARQAPTVKELCIKFMEDYSSQRNKPSTQEGYQSVIDRNIIPMLGRMKVQDLKRPDVASMMKKMAHKPADANRTFSVMRKMFNLAEVWGYRPDGTNPCRHVPMYPNGKATHLISDEEMGKLFRYLDQLEAEGLEHAVIPLAIRLQFEFAARRSEIIELQWDWIDLENRRVVWPDSKTGGMSKPMSEEAYRLLSTAARNAMKPHVLPSPRHPDRHLSDGEYYSGWTRTLKAAGVTHVGTHGIRHRSATDIANSGIPVKVGMALTAHKTVAMFMRYVHTEDKPVREAAELVANRRKALTCVKQSPAEVTA; via the coding sequence ATGGCGAAAATCAAACTCACCAAGTCCGCAGTCGATGCGGCACAAGCCCAAGCGCAGCCAGTCGAACTGCGCGATACCCTGGTTCCCGGCTTCCTGTGCAAGATCACCCCGGCAGGCCGCAAGGTGTTCATGCTCCAGTACCGCACGAATGCCGGAGAGCGGCGCAAACCTGCCTTGGGGCTCTATGGAGAACTGACCGTCGAACAGGCTCGGTCGCTGGCGCAGGAGTGGCTGGCGCAAGTGCGCCGAGGTGGCGACCCTGCTGCAGAGAAGGCTGCAGCGCGTCAGGCACCCACGGTCAAGGAGCTGTGCATCAAGTTCATGGAAGACTACTCCAGCCAGCGTAACAAGCCTAGCACGCAGGAAGGCTACCAGAGCGTCATTGACCGCAACATCATCCCGATGCTTGGTCGCATGAAGGTGCAGGATCTGAAGCGGCCTGACGTGGCTTCGATGATGAAGAAGATGGCGCACAAACCCGCCGATGCGAACCGCACGTTCAGCGTGATGCGCAAGATGTTCAACTTGGCTGAGGTATGGGGCTATCGCCCTGACGGCACTAACCCATGCCGCCATGTGCCCATGTACCCGAACGGCAAGGCGACTCACCTCATCAGCGACGAGGAAATGGGCAAGTTGTTTCGCTACCTTGACCAATTGGAGGCGGAAGGCCTGGAGCATGCAGTGATCCCGCTGGCCATCCGCCTGCAATTCGAGTTTGCCGCTCGTCGCTCCGAAATCATTGAGCTTCAATGGGATTGGATTGATCTGGAAAACCGGCGCGTGGTGTGGCCTGACAGCAAGACAGGGGGTATGTCCAAGCCCATGAGCGAAGAAGCCTATCGGCTTCTTTCAACAGCCGCCCGCAATGCTATGAAGCCCCATGTGCTGCCCTCTCCACGGCATCCAGATCGGCACCTGAGCGATGGCGAGTATTACAGCGGTTGGACTCGCACTCTGAAAGCCGCTGGTGTAACGCATGTGGGTACGCACGGCATCCGCCACCGTTCGGCGACGGACATTGCCAATTCGGGCATCCCAGTGAAGGTCGGTATGGCGCTGACGGCGCACAAGACCGTGGCGATGTTCATGCGCTACGTCCACACCGAAGACAAGCCCGTGCGGGAGGCCGCCGAGTTGGTGGCGAACCGGCGCAAAGCGCTAACCTGTGTCAAGCAATCACCTGCGGAGGTGACAGCATGA
- a CDS encoding organic hydroperoxide resistance protein, whose protein sequence is MSIEKVLYVAHAQATGGRDGRAVSSDKAVDIKLTTPRELGGAGGEGTNPEQLFAAGYSACFLGAMKFVGAREKIAVPADTTVNGSVGIGAIPTGFGIEVELKISLPGLDRAVAEDLVQKAHIVCPYSNATRGNIDVTLTIV, encoded by the coding sequence ATGTCTATTGAAAAAGTATTATACGTTGCCCATGCTCAAGCTACCGGTGGTCGTGATGGTCGTGCGGTGTCTTCCGATAAAGCGGTTGATATTAAATTGACGACCCCACGTGAACTGGGCGGTGCAGGCGGTGAAGGGACGAACCCAGAGCAGCTGTTTGCCGCGGGCTATTCTGCTTGTTTCCTTGGTGCGATGAAATTTGTCGGTGCGCGTGAGAAAATCGCTGTCCCTGCTGATACTACGGTAAACGGTAGCGTAGGCATCGGGGCTATCCCGACGGGATTTGGTATTGAAGTTGAACTGAAGATTTCCCTGCCGGGTCTGGATCGCGCCGTGGCTGAAGATCTGGTGCAGAAAGCCCATATCGTTTGCCCATACTCCAATGCAACGCGCGGCAACATCGATGTGACCCTGACTATCGTCTAA